The window tttaatgttactcTGTTGTTCCTAATACTACTCCAGGCTCGATtgacttttaaatgtttttaaggaCCCCTAGTGGTCACGGGGCCCTAAACAAGTGCCTAATCTGCTCATGCCCTGTCAGTGTGTTAACAGAGTTCAAGGTGCAGTCCTGTCTTGACTGGTGCCCTGTGCGAGACATCGCTTCTACAGAGGGCAACTCCACAGTGGCGCAAATTCTACCTGCAAGCAGCAAttatacaacctcaattccaaagATGTtgggtaaaatgtaaataaaaacagaatacaattatttgctaaTCCTTTTCAacgtatattcaattgaataaactacataGACTATTTAGTGTTCGAactgaaaaactaaaaatatttaatattcattcattttgaatgtgtTGCCTGCAACATTCAGTAAGCATTAGGGAAcagaggaaactaattgtttaagctttgtagatggaattctttcccattcttgcttgatttaagttgttgtattttgtgcttcataaggCATTGCACAAtttcaatgggtgacatgtccggactgctggcaggccattCTAGTGCCTTCATTCTTACTATGaaatcctttacacaatgatgcccgTCTTTAATGCAATGCTGCccgagggattgaaggtcacaggaattcaatgttgtttttcagctttgctgcttacgtgcagagatttctccagattctcagactcttttgatgatattatggaccgtagatgatgaaatccccaagttccttgcaattgtaccttgagaaatattgttcttaaactgttggactatttgctcgcACAGTTATTCAAAATGTGGTGAACCTCAcctcatccttgcttgtgaGCAATTAagccttttggggatgctccttttatagccaatcatgaaactcacctgtttccaattaatgtGTTCACCTATATAATGTTCCAATCAAGTGTTTTTTGAACATTCTCTACtgtcccagtcttttgttgcccctgtcccaggtttttggaacgtgttgcacgcatcacattcaaaatgagagaatgatGGTAAAATAACAATCACGTTCATCAGTTTAAACAGATTAAATATTTATCTTGCAGcgtattcaattgaatttaggttgaaaataatttgtaagtcattgaattctgtttttatttacatttaggaTCATAAGATCACAGCTTCAGTGGACTTGGGGTTGGTATATactatatttatttgttatcaTGATGGCAATAAGAAAACATTTCACGTAGCATTTTGGGGCAAGCGGGCATGTTGTCGCTTCCCTAGAAATGCCACCCTGTGCAGCCACACATATTGCACATCCCAGAAACCGCCACTGGTGCTGATTAAGGTGTGCATGGTACTTACTCAACCACCTCTCTGTGAGACATGTCCAGGTAGCGATTGCTGATCCACTGGATTCGGAGCCAGTCCGTGTAAGCCTTGTTGCCGCAGCATTGGAACTCTATCTGCAGCATGTCCACGGCACGCTTCAGGAAGCATCTTCCCGGTGTGTCCGTGTCCTTGTAGTACTTCATGGCCTGGCTCAGGCCTTCTCTCAGGGACTCATCCAGGTCCCAGTGCATGGTGTAGCACATGAGAGCCCCCACCAACACACAGAAGGTGAAGAAGAAGGTGCATACAATGTAGGGCAGCATGATCAGCTTCCAGCGGAGGAACTTGGCCGTGTCGGCGCAGTCGTAGCAGATCTTCCCGCCCAGGAAGTTAATGGCGCATGCGATGAGGCCGACAGATATGAGCATGTTAGGGACGTACTGAATGTCCGTGTCGGCCATCAGCTCCTGCCGCTTGTTGAGCGCCACCTTAAGGAAGAGGCCCAGGCTAAACAGGATCACACCTGTCACCACGGAGATCCAATTTAGGATCCAAAGGACCTGAGCTAGTTTGTCCCTCTTGGTCTTGGTAAAGGtcactttcaaaacagccaTTGTTTATATGTCCTGTGTTTCCTGTGGATGgattagtttatttatttggagTAACTGACGATTCGGTCGGAAGATGTAAAGAGTTCTCCAAGAGGCCTTTCATAAGCAGCTTAGCCTAGGTAATgctgttatttttgtgtgtgtattatacattaTTCTATATGCTATGACTACAAATGTTAGCGAAtatcaaaaaagtatttatttctgGAATGACAAAGTGTCTTACAATGCCAATAGAGTGAAGTTATTCAAGAAAAACCATCAGCTGATAAGCTGCTGCTTGCCACTTACCTTAACCTGCTTGGCAATTAATAGAAGGCTCCAAAAAAGGCTCGTCATTTTTTCAactcatctttttcttcttgttgaCTTCCGGACATGCTCAAATAAAGCAAGGACTATAGTATAGTAAAAGTAGTAGTAGACAGACAGATTGTATAAAGGCAGGCGGTAGCACTAGTAGCTAAACAATGACCCTCCTCCTAATCCCCTTTAATCATTATTCAGCCCTGCTACTGACGGATTTGCACCCACCTTCTGCTACCTGTGCAAATTTAACTCTCCTAGCTCTGGGGAAAGTAATGACtgatctgcgtgtgtgtgtgtaaattcttttgtagtatttttttgtgggaCAAATAATACACTGTATTTCTTCAAATACTTTGGCCTTCAAACTAATAGAAGCCATGCTCCCAATTAACTGTGCCATCCACCTGAATGTCCCCTTCCAACCAAAGAAAAACGCATATATTTACCTTCACTGTGCTAGATACTGTGGATcagattcagaatcatctttatttgccaagtatgtccaaaaaaaacacaaggaatttgtctccggtagttggagccgctctagtacgacaacagacagtcaattgacagagaacacttttgagacataaagacattgacaaaaaaaaaaaaaaaaaagtcactgatcaataaagggttgctagtttttttttttttcttctgtttggtAAGCACATctatctcacagttctgaggaccggggttcaaatctggcctcgcctgtgtggagtttttatgttctccctgtgcctgcgtgggttttcatgtgaatggtagtttgtttatactgtatgtgccctgctattggctggcgaccagctcagggtttATGCCGCCTCTTGcctacgaccctagtgaggataagcattatggaaaatggatggatggatgatagataCTGTGGATAGATCTTATGCGAGAAAATGACATTGGATACTACCATAGTGTATGTTGAagtagcactcacattcacacctatgggcaattaagagttttcaattaaccttccatgcatggttttgggatgtgggaggaaactgcactacccggagaaaacctacgcaagcaccgggagaacatgcaaacacaggcgaggctgaatttgaacccgggtcctcagaactgtaggccaaatgtgctaaccaatctGTCACCGTGCTGCACCCCGTGAAAATAATTGAATagtattaaatgaatacctctcatGACAGTGCCAATCAACGTTGTGCATTATTACCTTTGTGAAGGCAGAATATTTACTGCAGTCAGTCCATCTtacacttaaaaacaaacaaaacaaagtcaatCCAGCCTCCACTTAACCTATCATGATCTGTTTTTGCTCTACATTACAGTAACACGCTGCCTGCCAGCACGCTGCATGCCGATGTGCTGTAAGGGcccatttaatttcatttttaaattgttaatttcacgcagctttatttattgatactacacttagtttttttccctccataatattatacagtaataTCTGAACTACTGAGTGTGTGCTGTTAAGTGAGAGGCCTGTTAATAGGCGGTTGTGATGTCAGCAAACGAGTCACTGAGTCAGTATGTGGAGTGCTTGGGCTGACTTGAAGCTGATAGCAGCTCTTGTATCCATGTGCATTCTGTTACCGCTCGTGGT of the Phycodurus eques isolate BA_2022a chromosome 14, UOR_Pequ_1.1, whole genome shotgun sequence genome contains:
- the prph2la gene encoding photoreceptor outer segment membrane glycoprotein 2 isoform X2; its protein translation is MAVLKVTFTKTKRDKLAQVLWILNWISVVTGVILFSLGLFLKVALNKRQELMADTDIQYVPNMLISVGLIACAINFLGGKICYDCADTAKFLRWKLIMLPYIVCTFFFTFCVLVGALMCYTMHWDLDESLREGLSQAMKYYKDTDTPGRCFLKRAVDMLQIEFQCCGNKAYTDWLRIQWISNRYLDMSHREVVDRLRSNVEGKYLMDGVPFSCCNINSPRPCIQQQIRNNSAHFNYDHQTEQLNLWTKGCHQALLDYYSGIIHSIGLTVLITWLFETSLENMLRLGDPDCESDGWLLENSFIETARSNLNIIKTLSKNNHVDTANNGDPNINVPSTSKAHYGPDNVPPQQIPVAS
- the prph2la gene encoding photoreceptor outer segment membrane glycoprotein 2 isoform X1 produces the protein MAVLKVTFTKTKRDKLAQVLWILNWISVVTGVILFSLGLFLKVALNKRQELMADTDIQYVPNMLISVGLIACAINFLGGKICYDCADTAKFLRWKLIMLPYIVCTFFFTFCVLVGALMCYTMHWDLDESLREGLSQAMKYYKDTDTPGRCFLKRAVDMLQIEFQCCGNKAYTDWLRIQWISNRYLDMSHREVVDRLRSNVEGKYLMDGVPFSCCNINSPRPCIQQQIRNNSAHFNYDHQTEQLNLWTKGCHQALLDYYSGIIHSIGLTVLITWLFELSVLTGVRYLQTSLENMLRLGDPDCESDGWLLENSFIETARSNLNIIKTLSKNNHVDTANNGDPNINVPSTSKAHYGPDNVPPQQIPVAS